In Haladaptatus cibarius D43, the sequence CGTAATTGGAATTCGTTCGTCCCCCATAGTTTCGGTATCGGTCTGCTTCGGGATAGCAATTGGCATGGTAATTCGCGGAGCATTCAAACGATGGAAACTGGTCGAACGATGTATTTTCCACCCATTGGATGGCGAGAGCATTCAGACAGGATTTCCATGGTTACAAAGATGGATAGATCATACGACGCCGTCGTGTCCGACTTCTGTGGGACGTTAGTTTGGCTCGCCGTGGATTGGCAGGAAACCGCAGAAGAAATCAAATCGATACTTCGGGGACGCGGCGAACATCCAGAGAAAACGCTGTTCGTCGGCGGTTCGAACAGTGACGAGGTAACTGCTCGCAAAACAGAAGCTGCGTTCCGGCGGGTGTAGTGAGAGTTTATCGCTCTGAACGGCATCCATCTAGCTATGAGTCTGGACGTGAGCACACCTAGCGCGCCGACCATCGACGGAGAGCGCGAAGACCAGTACGAACCCGACGGGGAGAGACGGGGCGACTTGCAAGAGTACCTCGACGGCGAGGAAAACGCATGGGAAGAGGGGTTCAGCGAGTGGGCGGCGGAAACACCGCTTTCCGAGGAGTCCTATCGCATACTTCTCGACCTCGATTTACTTTCCGACCTCGATTTCTTTTGGGACGAGGAGTCAGAGGAAGTGCAGTACGAATCACCGGAAATCGAAGGCGACTGGGAGGAACTGCATCCATCGCTCGACTCGTGGTCACAGGTGTCCGAAATCAACGAGGAATTGGACGAATTGGGCGAAACAGTCGCAGGTGTACTCTCCGACTACTACATCGCGTGGGACGAGGAGGCGGAAGTGACCGAAACTTTCGGCGAGCAGTACAACGCCCGCGACGATGCACTTCCGGAAAACGAGCGAAACCGAGACGAATGAGAATCATCGGGGCAGATTGTGCGAACTTTCATTCAGAAAATACAGTTTGAAATCCGTACTTTGTATTCGGAATGGAAATTAGAAACTAGCGTAAAATTAGATTATTTTTGTAAGGTCAAAGAATAACTTATATTAATACTAGAGATATTGAAACGGTGCGTGACCAAATGCCGAAAAAGACACGACGCCAGTTTCTTCGAGTTGGAGGGGCAACCGCAGTCGCCTCCGTTGGAATTGCGAGTTTGGTAACGTCAGCACAGACGGAATCCTCCGATGAGTGGAGTGCCGTCGAATCACCGACGACGGGAAGCGAATCTGGTTCGTCGGTGGAAGCGGCGAAAGGTGAGTCGCTGTAGGCCGAAGGGACTACACTGCCCGCCGGTACTGCTGTGGCCACTCGATTCGGTCTTCCGCCCCCAGTTCTTCAGCAGCGTGAAGCGTAAAGTACGGGTCGCGGAGGTGTTCACGTCCGACGATAGCGAGGTCAGCGCGTTCGTTCCGAATGAGGGCATCGGCCTGTGTCGGTTCGGTTATTCCGCCGACTGCACCGACCGGAATTTCGGTCTGTTCGCGGATTCGCTCGGCGTAAGGAACCTGATAGTTCGGGCCGGTGCTCGGAATCTGTTGTTCGGGGTGTAGACCGCCTGCACTCACATCGATGAAGTCGGCCACGTCGGACAGTCGGTCTGCGAGTCGAACCGAATCCTCAATTGTCCACGAATCCTGATTCGGAAGCCAGTCTGTTGCAGAAATGCGGACGAACACGGGTTTGTCGTCCGGCCAGATTTCACGAACGGTTTCGGTCACCTCGCGGACGATGCGCGTTCGATTTTCGAAACTTCCGCCGTACTCGTCCTCGCGGTGGTTCGCGGCCGGTGAGAGAAATTCGTGGAGCAGATAGCCGTGGGCGGCGTGGACTTCCGCGATTTCGAATCCGGCATCGAGGGAATGCTGTGCCGCGGTTGCGAAGGCGTCCACGACGGTTCCAATGTCGTCCTTCGTCATCTCGCGAATTTCTGGTGGGTCGGACTCGTAGGGCCACGTATCGGCGCTTGGCGCGACCGTTTCCCAGCCGCCTTCGTCGGATTGTAGTGGAGTGTTTCCCTCCCACGGTCGGGATTTGCTCGCTTTTCTTCCCGCGTGCGCGAGCTGAATCGCCGGAACCGACCCCTGTTCGCGGATGAAGCGCGTGACGGGTGTGAGCGCATCTGCGTGTTCCTCGCTCCAGATGCCGAGGTCGTTGGGCGAGATACGACCGCGAGGTTCGACGGCTGTCGCCTCCGTCATGACGATTCCCGCGCCGCCGGTTGCGCGACTGCCGAGATGAACGCGATGCCAATCCGTCGCCAGCCCGTCCTCTGTGCAGGAATACTGACACATCGGGGACACCATCACACGATTTCGCGCCGTACTCTCCCGAAACGAGATACTACTGAATAGGTCGTCGGACATCGCCTTCGTCTACGCATTTCGTAGTGAAAATAGCTACAGACACTGCCGTGTTTGCCGATAGTTCTGACGCGGGTACCCGAAAACTTATAATACAGTAAATGATATATGTGAAACAATGCAGAATCGTGGCGAA encodes:
- a CDS encoding NADH:flavin oxidoreductase/NADH oxidase: MSDDLFSSISFRESTARNRVMVSPMCQYSCTEDGLATDWHRVHLGSRATGGAGIVMTEATAVEPRGRISPNDLGIWSEEHADALTPVTRFIREQGSVPAIQLAHAGRKASKSRPWEGNTPLQSDEGGWETVAPSADTWPYESDPPEIREMTKDDIGTVVDAFATAAQHSLDAGFEIAEVHAAHGYLLHEFLSPAANHREDEYGGSFENRTRIVREVTETVREIWPDDKPVFVRISATDWLPNQDSWTIEDSVRLADRLSDVADFIDVSAGGLHPEQQIPSTGPNYQVPYAERIREQTEIPVGAVGGITEPTQADALIRNERADLAIVGREHLRDPYFTLHAAEELGAEDRIEWPQQYRRAV